The following coding sequences lie in one Azospirillum humicireducens genomic window:
- a CDS encoding ferredoxin family 2Fe-2S iron-sulfur cluster binding protein, with protein MPKMTFIEPDGSRREVDAPLGLSVLEIAHKNSLDLEGACEGSLACSTCHVVIEPEWFDVLPEAQEDEEDMLDLAFGLTKTSRLGCQIIMTEELDGLVVRLPGGSNNAMK; from the coding sequence ATGCCCAAGATGACCTTCATCGAGCCCGATGGCAGCCGCCGCGAGGTGGACGCCCCGCTCGGCCTGTCCGTGCTGGAGATCGCGCACAAGAACAGCCTGGACCTGGAAGGCGCCTGCGAGGGCTCGCTGGCCTGCTCCACCTGCCATGTCGTCATCGAGCCGGAATGGTTCGATGTCCTGCCGGAAGCGCAGGAGGACGAGGAGGACATGCTGGACCTCGCCTTCGGCCTGACCAAGACCTCGCGGCTCGGCTGCCAGATCATCATGACCGAAGAGTTGGACGGCCTGGTCGTCCGCCTGCCGGGCGGCAGCAACAACGCGATGAAGTAA